CTGCAACCATATTTATGGATCTCTCAGGCTTTGCTGTAACAGGGCCTGGCATTCCCTGGGTACACCTTTCAGAGGTGGGCACCTGCTTCTAAGCAGCAGGTTGGGTCAGAGGGAAAGTCAGTTCTCAGAGGTGGTTGAGAGTGCAGGGTTCTAGCCTAACTTCTCAGGGATTGCTTGTTGGTGGTTTAGTGctgtaaaacaacaaacaaaacaaatcgAAACCCACCAAAACACCAGGAGAAGTCTTGCACAGCAGAGGAACACGTTTACTTGTCAGTTCATGGCTTCAGTACCCACAGCGTTGTAcatggtggaggtggcagtggtaGTGGGGTTGGGTAATGCCCACAGTGCCTCACtctgggggagggcagggaggtgggCAGGAAGAAGGGCATTTAGGAGGACAGGGCTTGGCGCAGGGTTTGGGAGGGCAGCATGAAGGGGATGGCGAGGGGCAGGGCGGGCACTTGGGTGGTGCTGGACACTTTTCCCGTGGGCACTTTTCAGAACAGCGTTGCAGCAGCTTCTTTAAACAGCTGGGCTGGCATTTGGACTCACACTTTTGTTCACACTTGGGATCGCAGTTCTTGGGCTCAGTCTTGGGGTCATTTGATTTACTTTTATCATCACTCGACATTGCTTCTTGATTATCTGAGCCCTGCAAAGAAATATGAGATGGGTCGTAGGTGGGAGAGGATTCCTACAGGCGTCTTACAGCTTATCCTTTTACTTAAGAAAGTCTTCCCTGGGATGAGCTCAGGCTCTAGATCATCTTCTCATTTAGGGCCTTGTATGAGTTTGAGAATGCATTTCTTAATCTCTCCACCCTTACTCTGCTTTCTTTTCACTTATTCTTGCTTCCGTGCCATAGACTCTTGTAGGAGTTCTTAACCTAGGGTTTTGGACCCCCCACGTCCCCCACCCCACTGAAACTGTATTTCAGTAGAGTTGGTGTCTCTGTAACCCCAAATGTTGTATTTAGTTCATTTAGAAACATGATTCCAAGGAGTCCCTAGGTTTGACCAGATTGCTCAAGGCATTCATGGCGCAATAGAAGTTTCACTCCTCTCAGGCTACTTCCCGTTCCTCCGAAGATAGATGGGAGGTACATGAGCAGACTTGGGGGCCTAGGATACTGCTTTCAATCCTGTGTCCCACTCACGTCCCCTAAACCTTGAGAATTGCTTTCTTTACTCGAGGCCATGGGAGGAAAAGCAATTTAATCCCTGCCATGAGTGGATTCCCGTGGGCTACTCTAGAACTGCCCACTCCTTTGCCTCCATCCAGGTTCTGATAAATAATAGGGTAAGGGAAGAAATCAGGAGATGAACCATGAAATTCCAATTTATCTGAAAATCTGAACGACAGAGCCACAAAATATGATTTTctgaagggaattccttttctcCCCTGTTGAGTTTTGCCCTGAGCTAGGCATTTCTATATGGACAGTTTAACTCCTAGATATGGACAGGGATTTTCAGTCCCTCACAATACTTCAAGTTGGATCTAATTGGttatatttctttgatttcttttagcaatataaaaataacattttaaattttgttttaaaatcaggataGCTCTCTGGGGGGCATATTATTAAGCTGAACTCTAACATTGTTGAGATCCTATTCCAAGGTGAAGCACACACCAATTCTTACCACTGAAACTAACAGGAAACTTTCATTCAAACATGACTTTCCCAACCCTGCTCAGTGCGTGGGGTACTTCAGGTCACTCCCAGGAAAGAAGAGGCCAAAGAGTGGCCACTTCCACGTGTCCAAATGCAACTTACCCCTCTGTGTTGGTGGTGAACTTGACAAGCAGTTGAGTGAGGTGGATGTTACGGCTGTGCTGGGGAAGGTGGATTTTCCCTCTGGTTCCTCTGCCCAGCTCTGAGGAAGCTGGGGGCGGGGCCAGGGGCAAGGACCTCCACTTATGAGGTCATTGCAGCATCATCGAGGGGTGATTGTTGTGTGACTCCATAGCTCCCAGCACAACTCAAGCCCTGGACACCAGAATAGAGGCATGATGAACCATCCCCCGCTTGGCTGTCCCACCCCTCCCTAGACCCCTCAACATTCAGGCCAGTAAAATGAGGCTACAGTGAAGGGTCCTAGGCTCTGAGGATGGGAGGCTCGTTGTTGCTAGGAGCAGAAAAGCTGGCCCACTGTTAACACATGGTCTCTAGCTCCTCTTCCACCCCCAAAGTTTAATTCCTCTGAACCTGCCCCTTTCCCACCTTTCTAGGATAACAACCCTGAATTGATCACAGCCATTTCgacattcttcttttctttatttttctaatgtgaGATTCTGAAACCTCTTCTTATCACTCCACACAATTGGGTTAGCCCCAGATCCTGCCTTAGGGCAAAAAGGTTTGCCTCTCAGAATTCCTTCCTTACCTTTTTTAAAGGCCTGACCAGGATCTTTGTGATTGGAATTGGGGTGTTTCAGGAGTGGCAATGGGAGGCTGGAGTGAGAAGGGTGGGTAGGCTTAGTTCGACACAGGGTGCCTGAACTCAGGTTTAAGAGGTTCATCCTGGCAGTCATCATGAATGAATCACGAGTGACTTTAGATTAAAATTGTGACACAATTGTGCCTAAGGTATTGAAATATTAGGATGGATTGGGAGATGGGGTGGTAAAGTAAAAGCTGAATGagacttttaaagaaattatgaaaatctCCACATCTGAAGGAAGGCAGTCATGGGTCTGGGTGCTCATGAGAAAGGCCTCATTAAACAGGCAGATTCATGGGACTTACTTACTCACTGCAGAAAATTAAGAATTGAAGATGGCTCCAGAGCAAAAGGGCTGCTTCCCAATGTACTAGAAGCCAATACGATGACACCAGCTTTtcgagaaaagaaaagctttttacTGCAAATCGACCATCAAGGAGACAAGAGTCCCGCTTGAATCTGTCTCCCTGTGCTGGCTTTACGGCAGCAATTTTATTGGGAAAGGTTTAGGGATTAGATTCTGGGATTAGTAGGTGATTggtggaaggaagaaggaggtcTGGAAAAAGTCCTCGGGCATAGGAAGTTATCTCTTCATTCTACCTCATGGGTCATGCGTGCAAATTCGAGGAGACTCAGTATGAAACGTGCAGTGGAAATCTGTGACATCAGCACGCTTTTTCTGTGCAGACTCCAGTCTGCCAGTCTGCCATATTGGCTCCAAAGACTTCAGCCAATTTTGTTATCTGACAAGTGGAGAGAGTTTCAGCATTTTAGcaagttgttctttttttaaaatctgccaTCATGTAAACTCAAGAATTTGTGTTAGTCGCTAGTTTCTTTAACTCTTTTCTTCAACAATGTTTCACCAGGTTTTGGGGTGTTAGTGTTACTGTTAATGAGAGCTGAGGAAACAGGGGAACAGATTTGTGCTAAAAGAATATGGGTTTAAGTCTGAGAAGAGTGTAGTTAGAATGAAGGCTCTTGGGTGGTTACTGGAAATATGGCTTCGGCCCTTGGGCCACTGGGGAGACCTGAGGCCTTCAGTTCATTTCAGttcaacaagtgtttattgaatAGATGATCATGAGGTGATGATGGAGAAGCCTCATATAGGGTTTATTCACAAGGATAAATAATGCCATGTTCAATGAAATCTCATATGAACCTAAATAGAAGGGGAGAATGGGTTGGGATTTAACCCCCATCACTGGAATAATCGATGTTAGAGTCATAGCCCTGGTGCAGCCCACTCCTCCCATAAGAATTTCCTTGTTCCTCCATGATTTTGTTCATCAGCTCTCTCTCCTCAAAGTGATTGAGAAGCAGCTCTCACCCCCATCTCAGGAGACCCAGCCTCGCCTGACGTTCAGCTCTGGACCAAAGCTACCAATCTAGATATGGAGATGGCAGTCATTTGTGACAGCAATGTAAAAAATGTAGTGACTTCTACTAGCCATtgttatatttctctttcttctttcttccctctcctaTTTCTTGCTCAAGTTCTCAGTGAATGAAAGTATACCAGTCACTGGACTCAGTAGGACACCATTTGCCCATtatctttctattatttaaaacCCTCCTTTGTAAAGGTCAGCACTCCTGGCAGTGTTACATTTGGTATCCCAGCTACCAGCCTTACCTTTCACTTAGGGTTTGGTGGCTAAGTGATTGCCTTCCCTGGCTGGAAGGAAGCACTACTGAGACGAAACACAGAACAGCCTTCTTAGGCTGCTGGGCCTCCACGAGAGAGACTGGAAGAAGAGATAAATGTCAAAGCCCAGCTTGCCTAGATTAGGGTTAGAAGAGGACTCTGAAGTCAGAtttctgggtttaaatcctgcttttgctaggtgcagtggctcacgcctataatcccagcactttgggagcctgaggtgggcagatcacgaggtcaggagtttgagaccagcctggccaacatggtgaaaccctgtctctactaaaaatacaaaaattagctgggtgtgggggtgcatgcctgtaatcccagctactcgggaggctgaggaaagagaatcgcttgaacccaggaggcggaggttgcagtgagccaagattgccccattgcactccagcctgggcaacagagcaagactctgtctcaaaaaaaaaaaaaaaaaaatcctgctttcATCCTTTTCTTGCTGAACAACCCTAGTAATTTACTTAACCATCCAGGTCTCAattccttcatctataaaatggatggGTGCCACCATCATCTTAAGATAATGTATAATTTACGTTGATCGCTCATAACATGCCAGGCATATTTGCAAGTGCAAAACCTACACCCTCATCAATTATAGTGCCTCACCAGACTCATAGAATTGTAAAGACTGGAGATGCCATGTATGAAGTACCCCCCcaaaaatgtttgttatttatattaattattgcttTTGTCAACATTGGCCAGGTGTCTTCATTGGTTTGCTGaacctctctctctgtgtcttcatttctGTCTCATTCTCTCATTCTCATTTTCTGGTGTTGGCCGTATAATCCCACTTCTCCAACTCAATATTTTCCTCAGACCTCTTCTCcatagcgttttttttttttttgtttttttccccggCCTTCCAGCCAAAGCTCCTGGTGGTGTTCACAGTAAGATTAGATATTTTAGTATTAACTATTAATGGATGATTTCACTTTTGAGTAGGAAGGGTTGATATCAATGTTATTGATAAAAGACAGCAATTTAATTTAGGCCAAAAAAGTCATTGGGCCATTCAGTGgttcctctgtgtgtgtccaaAGGTCCTGTATGTCTGCATATTGCATCAGCCCAGGGACATGCTATGAATCAGCAATTTCAACTCCATTAGGATCCCCCTCACTGCTTTTTTGGcaaagtatttctattttttcccctgCCTTTTTCTATCTCTCTGTGTGATTCTTGTTGAACAAGCAGAACCTGCCTGATAGTCAGAAAGCAACTCTATTTCTTCTCTTGATGCCTCTTAAAACCCTCTCTATGGGGCCggctcttcccttcctcttggAGTGAAATCTCTAGCAGATGCCCTTGACTTTTAGAATCATGCTAAGAAATAGCGTGAATTCTTACCTCTGGTTACATAAAAAATCACTTCTATTTAcataaaaaaatcttatttcagTAATCGGAAGGTCTTTCCTTGAGTGttggatttccttttctttcctatttggTACTATTGCAGGAAGGAAGGCTGCACGGAAAAGAAAAGTATCTTCTCTATTAGCTactagaagtttttaattttcttcccttGCTCACCCAGCTACCTCTTGTCCATTTGGGTAGGGGCTGCAAAGGAACGAGAAAGAAAGACCTGAAAACTTTGTGAACTGGCATAGGAGCTTTCTGGGCTTGGCAGGTGCTTACGGCTGACCTTTCTCCTGTGGCGAACTTGAATGTGTTCTTCACAGACTCTCCCCTCCCTGCTGGCTGGGTGTTGGCCACGGTTCTTTACTATGACAGGCACGTCTGCTTTGTCTAGCTGTGCATGGCTCCTGCAGCGCCTAGGCATTGGCAAGCTCTCCTACAGCTTCTCTTGGCTGGTATTCCTCATCTTCACCTCCTGGACAGGATTTTAGACAATCTGGACAGCCAGTTTTCCCGCCCTTATGGCTCATATCTGGCCCATGGGAACCAGTTATATATCCTCCCCTTTCACTGTTTATCAATCACCATTGGGTAAGTTTTTCTtgatatttgtgtgtttttgctCATTCATTATATAAAGGGGTAAGAATGTTCTATGAAATCCTCATGGACGTGGTTCAGGGCTTATCCTATTTGACTTTACTGCAGTATTTGATACAGTTGCGTCCTATATTTCACCCCTCTTCCCTTTTGGTCCTCTGTGACGTGGGTAGCCTCCCACTTACAGCCTCATCTACTCTTCTTCCTGAGCCCTTTCTCCTCTGCTGAATCCTTTCAACATCACCCGCACCTTCATTTTTCACCCTTGTTGCTGATATTATTATCCACCATTGCTGGAAGTATCAGCTCTGCATAGAGAATCCCAAAGCCCACCCTCTTCCCTGAGCTCTAGGTCCCAATATTAACATCCATTGGATGTACTTTGGTACCTCAAGCTGACT
This Rhinopithecus roxellana isolate Shanxi Qingling chromosome 8, ASM756505v1, whole genome shotgun sequence DNA region includes the following protein-coding sequences:
- the LELP1 gene encoding late cornified envelope-like proline-rich protein 1, with the translated sequence MSSDDKSKSNDPKTEPKNCDPKCEQKCESKCQPSCLKKLLQRCSEKCPREKCPAPPKCPPCPSPSPSCCPPKPCAKPCPPKCPSSCPPPCPPPE